A genomic stretch from Hoplias malabaricus isolate fHopMal1 chromosome 4, fHopMal1.hap1, whole genome shotgun sequence includes:
- the LOC136694005 gene encoding histone-lysine N-methyltransferase set-1-like, whose translation MVDSSQRKRRLRPKDEAEYYVRAALDKPGFEKCYIGLHKGRGVFAMEAVPKGDFVLEYRGELITQKDCSCRMAYYTEEEQIFLFDFQWKGKCWCVDASQEDDSLGRLVNENAKHPNCKMKTIEVKGKPHLCLFSLKDIIPGEELHYDYGDGDWPWREQSKKQNLHGNLAKFRQQAGLQLEAEPSAVMGDRPQQKKRKLLSKEELGSALSPTEIMGSRPAPSASVSTKFPSEEEVSDELSLTETTGRRSGISASESAKAVY comes from the exons ATGGTTGACTCAAGTCAAAGAAAAAGACGACTTAGACCAAAAGATGAGGCTGAATATTATGTCCGAGCAGCGCTTGACAAACCAGGCTTTGAGAAATGCTATATTGGTCTTCACAAAG GTCGTGGAGTGTTTGCCATGGAGGCTGTACCTAAGGGCGATTTTGTCCTTGAGTACAGGGGTGAACTCATAACACAAAAAGACTGCAGCTGTCGCATGGCTTATTATACGGAGGAGGAACaaatttttttgtttgattttcagTGGAAGGGAAAGTGCTGGTG CGTGGATGCTTCTCAGGAAGATGATTCTTTGGGAAGGCTGGTTAATGAGAATGCAAAACATCCAAATTGTAAGATGAAAACTATTGAAGTCAAAGGCAAGCCACATCTGTGCCTCTTTTCACTAAAAGATATAATACCAGGTGAAGAGCTTCACTATGATTATGGGGATGGAGACTGGCCTTGGAGGGAGCAG TCCAAAAAACAGAATCTACATGGTAATCTAGCAAAGTTCAGACAGCAAGCAGGGCTGCAACTTGAGGCTGAGCCATCTGCAGTGATGGGTGATCGTCCccaacaaaagaaaagaaag TTGCTGAGTAAGGAAGAGCTTGGCAGTGCATTATCTCCGACTGAGATTATGGGAAGCAGGCCTGCTCCTTCAGCATCAGTGTCCACCAAG TTTCCAAGTGAGGAAGAGGTGAGCGATGAATTATCCCTGACTGAGACTACAGGACGCAGGTCTGGCATTTCAGCATCAGAGTCGGCCAAG GCAGTATACTAG
- the LOC136694230 gene encoding uncharacterized protein, with protein MDPGTWLHAIVQSKIKHHSSLYTAFTVKACIKKKTLWKHVKNCPFKPADNNDSQGRRKYVRSLCAFSTPVGLDLSKGLKDILCHMTYDEVSFIVKSDKCILQFGEHLFRRMGSDQSKHDYIRQKLRELARLVQEARKTTPLIKMEDFIIPANFPHVVSAVRAVCGYDEQKNSYHIPSLALKLGHSLMKICSIVESNSLIDGHHDLAESAKKFRHVHQARWNECISAGAIRTLKEAKFNTPELLPFTQDVRLLHLYMEKKQTEAQRELKNCPSAKAYSDLACVTLAQAILFNRRREGEVSRMLLTSFTSRDQTKLHEDIAISLTEIERQLCNHFTRIEIKGKRGRKVPVLLKPGMVTSMELLLETREKCGVPADNLFFFARPFSSSAFRGRDSIHKFAHECGAKCPEALSSTKLRKHIATMSKVLNLEENEADQLADFLGHDIRIHREYYRLPEGTLQLAKMSKVLMAMERGTLTDFKGKKLDDININPDEKVYALSDNPTSSSEEEDLSVGSPCKRIVEESSVMPISKNKGSRWQTPSNIHQFLLGDPKAFPGQPGEIIPPACPGSTPVASFQLDVPGIPPVEGVQEAS; from the exons ATGGATCCGGGGACATGGTTGCATGCTATCGTccaaagcaaaataaaacatcacagCAGTTTATACACTGCATTCACTGTCAAggcttgtattaaaaaaaaaacattatggaAACATGTGAAAAACTGTCCATTTAAGCCAGCTGATAACAATGACTCCCAAGGTCGAAGAAAGTATGTCCGATCTCTTTGTGCATTCTCAACTCCAGTTGGGCTTGACTTGAGTAAAGGCCTAAAAGATATTCTCTGTCACATGACTTATGATGAGGTCTCATTTATTGTGAAGAGTGACAAATGCATTTTGCAATTTGGTGAACATTTATTCAGGAGAATGGGATCTGACCAAAGTAAACATGACTACATACGACAGAAATTAAGGGAACTTGCCAGACTGGTACAAGAAGCAAGAAAGACAACTCCTCTAATAAAGATGGAAGACTTCATTATCCCTGCAAACTTTCCCCATGTTGTCTCTGCTGTGAGAGCTGTTTGTGGATATGATGAGCAGAAGAATTCGTACCACATTCCATCATTGGCTCTTAAACTTGGCCACTCACTGATGAAAATCTGCAGTATTGTGGAGTCCAATTCTTTAATTGATGGACATCATGACCTGGCAGAATCTGCCAAAAAGTTCAGGCATGTTCATCAGGCAAGATGGAACGAATGTATTTCAGCAGGAGCTATAAGAACCTTAAAAGAAGCTAAATTTAACACGCCAGAACTTCTACCATTTACTCAAGATGTTAGGCTCTTGCACTTgtacatggaaaaaaaacaaacagaagcacAAAGAGAACTCAAGAATTGTCCCAGCGCGAAAGCTTACTCTGACCTTGCGTGTGTCACACTTGCTCAGGCTATACTCTTTAATagaagaagagagggagaagtGTCCCGGATGCTTTTGACTTCTTTCACTTCAAGAGACCAGACAAAGCTGCACGAAGACATTGCCATCAGCCTGACTGAAATTGAGAGACAGTTGTGTAACCACTTTACACGCATTGAAATTAAAGGCAAAAGAGGGCGAAAAGTTCCAGTTCTTCTTAAACCAGGAATGGTTACTTCTATGGAGCTGCTGTTAGAAACTCGTGAGAAGTGTGGAGTTCCTGCTGataatcttttcttttttgcccGTCCATTCTCATCATCTGCCTTCAGAGGGAGAGATTCGATTCACAAATTTGCTCATGAATGTGGTGCCAAATGTCCTGAAGCTTTGTCTTCAACAAAACTGAGGAAACATATTGCGACCATGTCCAAAGTTTTGAATCTTGAAGAAAATGAAGCTGACCAGTTGGCTGATTTCTTAGGACATGACATACGCATTCACAGAGAATATTATAGACTGCCAGAAGGAACACTTCAGCttgcaaaaatgagcaaagtATTGATGGCAATGGAGAGGGGAACTTTGACTGATTTCAAAGGAAAGAAATTGGATGATATCAACATCAATCCGGATG AAAAAGTTTATGCACTGTCAGACAACCCTACTTCGAGTAGTGAGGAAGAGGATCTTTCAGTTGGGAGCCCATGTAAGCGTATTGTAGAAGAATCGTCAGTGATGCCCATCAGTAAAAACAAAG gttCACGGTGGCAGACGCCtagcaacatccaccaattcctcctgggggatcccaaggcgttcccaggacagccgggagaaataatccctccagcgtgtcctgggtcaaCCCCGgtggcctccttccagttggacgtgcctggtatacctccagtggaaggcgtccaggaggcatcctga